The Henckelia pumila isolate YLH828 chromosome 2, ASM3356847v2, whole genome shotgun sequence genome includes a window with the following:
- the LOC140880990 gene encoding NADPH:quinone oxidoreductase-like: MAAISSTPPIVKVAALSGSLRKGSFNQGLIRAAIEISKSINGLEIEHVDISPLPFLNTDLEVNGTYPPAVEAFRQKILDADCYLFASPEYNYSVTAPLKNAIDWGSRPPNVWADKAAAIVSGGGGWGGGRAQYHLRQIGVFLNIHFVNKPEFFVNVFQPPAKFDSEGNLIDDSTKERLKEVLLSLYAFSLRLQG, from the exons ATGGCAGCCATTTCTTCTACTCCGCCGATTGTGAAAGTCGCAGCTCTCAGCGGTTCTCTCCGCAAAGGTTCCTTCAATCAAGGCCTTATACGCGCTG CTATCGAGATATCAAAATCAATTAACGGTTTGGAGATAGAACATGTGGACATATCGCCATTACCATTCCTCAACACCGATCTTGAGGTAAATGGGACTTACCCACCAGCTGTTGAGGCCTTCCGGCAGAAGATTCTTGATGCTGATTGCTATCTTTTTGCCTCTCCTGAGTACAATTACTCCGTCACTG CACCTCTAAAAAATGCCATTGATTGGGGATCCAGGCCACCGAATGTATGGGCTGATAAAGCGGCGGCGATAGTCAGCGGAGGTGGAGGTTGGGGTGGTGGCCGTGCACAATATCATCTTCGTCAAATCGGTGTGTTTCTTAACATTCATTTCGTCAACAAACCAGAGTTTTTTGTTAACGTATTCCAGCCTCCTGCAAAGTTTGACAGTGAAGGCAACTTGATTGATGATTCAACCAAAGAGAGGTTGAAAGAGGTTCTCTTATCACTATATGCATTTTCATTGCGGCTCCAGGGGTAA